The Leifsonia xyli genomic sequence ACGCCGGCTGCAAAGCCCGCTCCCGCCGCGAAGCCGAAGGCCGCGCCGAAGCCGAAGCCGAAGCCGAAGGCCGACCCGGCATCCGGCGCGTCCGCCGGTTCCGAATCCTCTGCGTCCACCGTCCCGTCCGAGGGGGAGTAGTGCCACGAAGTGTCCCGGCCGTGCGGCGTCCGTCGCTGACCGGCCAACTGGGCTTCACCGAGCGGATCTTCGTCCGCGGTGAGGACCGCGAGCTGGCCAACGCCGTCGACGACGGCCTCGCGCTCGTCGAGGAGGGCCTGCACCGCGAGATGCACTTCGCGGACGGCCTCGCCGACGTCACGGCGCGCTACCTGCTGGAGGCCGGCGGCAAGCGCGTCCGACCCATGCTCACCCTCCTCGCGGCCCAGCTGGGCGACGGGACGAACGCCAACGTGATCCAGGCCGCGGAAGCCGTCGAGATCACCCATCTCGCATCGCTCTACCACGACGACGTCATGGACGACTCGCAGATGCGCCGCGGGGTCCCGAGCGCGCAGTTCGTCTGGGGCAACTCGGTGGCCGTGCTCACCGGCGACCTGCTGTTCGCCCGCGCGAGCAAGCTCGTCTCCGCGCTGGGCGAGCGCGCCATCCAGCTCCAGGCCGACACGTTCGAGCGGCTGTGCCTCGGCCAGCTGCACGAGACCATCGGCCCGCAGGACGGCGAGGACCCGATCGAGCACTACATCCAGGTGCTCGCGGACAAGACCGGCTCCCTCATCGCCGTGGCGGCCCAGATGGGCGTCGTGTTCTCGAACGCCCCCAGCGCCTACGAGCAGCCCGTCGTCGTGTTCGGCGAGAAGATCGGCGTCGCCTTCCAGCTCATCGACGACGTGATCGACCTCTCCGGCCAGGGCGTCGCCGAGACCGGGAAGACCCCGGGCAACGACCTCCGTGCCGGTGTCGCCACCCTCCCGGTGCTGCGACTCCGCGAGCGGGCCGCATCCGACCCGGAAGCCGCCGCCCTGTTGGAGCGCCTCGAGCGCGACGTGATCGGCTCGGCCGAGGACGGCGAGGTCACCCCCGCCGCCATGGACGCGATCGCCGCGCTGCGCGAGCACGACGTGACGCGCCAGACGCTGGAGGAGGCGCACCGCTGGGCCCGCGAGGCGGTTGAGGCGCTGGAGCCCCTGCCGGACGGCCCGGTGAAGAAGGCCCTCGTCCGCTTTGCGGACACCATCGTCGAGCGCTCCAGCTGAGCCGTACGGAACACCAGAAGGAATCAACGAATGACCAAACTGCGACTGGCCATCGTCGGCGCCGGCCCGGCGGGCATCTACGCCGCCGACATCCTGCTGAAGGCCGAGCGCGGCTTCGACGTCTCGATCGACCTGTTCGAGCAGCTGCCGGCGCCCTACGGCCTGGTCCGCTACGGCGTCGCCCCGGACCACCCGCGCATCAAGGGCATCATCACGGCGCTCCGCGAGGTGCTCGACCGCGGTGACATCCGCATCTTCGGCAACGTGGAGTACGGCAAGGACATCACGCTCGACGACCTCAAGCGTCATTACAACGCCGTCATCTTCGCCACCGGCGCCGTCCGCGACGCCGACCTCGAGATCCCCGGCATCGAGCTCCACGGCTCGTACGGCGCCGCCGACTTCGTCAGCTGGTTCGACGGCCACCCGGATGTGCCGCGCACCTGGCCGTTGGAGGCCAAGTCGGTGGCCGTGATCGGCAACGGCAACGTCGCCCTCGACATCTCGCGGATGCTGGCCAAGCACGCCGACGACCTGCTGCCGACCGAGATCCCGGACAACGTCTACGAGGGTCTCAAGAACTCGCCCGTGACCGACGTGCACGTGTTCGGCCGCCGCGGGCCGGCCCAGGTGAAGTTCACCCCGCTGGAGCTGCGCGAGCTCGGCGAGCTGCGCGACGTCGACATGATCCTGTACGACGAGGACTTCGACTACGACGAGCAGTCCAAGGCCGCGATCGCGAGCAACAAGCAGGTCATGGTCATCGACCGCGTCCTGCAGCAGTGGCGGCAGCGCGAGGTCGGGAGCGCCTCCCGCCGCCTGCACCTGCATTTCTACGCCAAGCCCTTGGAGGTCGTCGGCGACGACCACGGCAACGTTCGCGCGTTCCGGTACGAGCGCACCGAGCCGGACGGCGAGGGCGGCGTGCGCGGGACCGGCGAGATCCGCGAGCTTGAGATCGACGCGATCTACCGCGCCGTCGGCTACTTCGGCTCGCCGCTGCCCGGCATCCCGTTCGACCGCAAACACGGCGTCATCCCGAACCACGAGGGCCAGGTGCTGCGCAAGGGCGACAACGAGCGCATGTACGGCGTGTACGCGACCGGGTGGATCAAGCGCGGTCCGGTCGGACTCATCGGTCACACGAAGTCGGATGCGATGGAGACGATCAAGCATGTGATCAACGATCAGGGCAACTGGTGGTCTCCCGCCGACCCCTCCGAGGAATCTGTGGAGAACCTGCTGCGCGACCGGGGTGTGGAATACACGAACCTCGACGGCTGGCACAACCTCGACGCGCACGAGCAGTCGCTCGGCGCCGAGCAGGGTCGTGCACGCATCAAGGTGGTGCCGCGCGACGAGATGGTCCGCGTCTCCAACGGGGTCCCCGCCGTCGACTGACGGGACCGTACCGCGATCGCCCCGCGCCTGGCACGCTGTAGGGATGACGACGACGCACGGATGGCGCCCCGACATCCTCGGAGAGCCGTTCGAGCAGCTGACGCTGCCGCTGGGAGAGGACGCCGAGGGGGAGGTCGTCGCCACCCTGGTCCGCTACTCGCCGCCCCCGCGCCTCCAGCTGCACCGCGGTCCCGCCGCGGACACCGACGTCCTCTACGTGCACGGCTGGTCGGACTACTTCTTCCAGACCGAGCTGGCGCGGTTCTGGCACGACCAGGGCGCGCGGTTCCATGCGCTCGACCTGCGCAAGTACGGCCGCAGCCTGCGTGAGGGGCAGACCCCCGGGTTCGTCGACGACCTCGCGATCTACGACG encodes the following:
- a CDS encoding pyridine nucleotide-disulfide oxidoreductase, with the protein product MTKLRLAIVGAGPAGIYAADILLKAERGFDVSIDLFEQLPAPYGLVRYGVAPDHPRIKGIITALREVLDRGDIRIFGNVEYGKDITLDDLKRHYNAVIFATGAVRDADLEIPGIELHGSYGAADFVSWFDGHPDVPRTWPLEAKSVAVIGNGNVALDISRMLAKHADDLLPTEIPDNVYEGLKNSPVTDVHVFGRRGPAQVKFTPLELRELGELRDVDMILYDEDFDYDEQSKAAIASNKQVMVIDRVLQQWRQREVGSASRRLHLHFYAKPLEVVGDDHGNVRAFRYERTEPDGEGGVRGTGEIRELEIDAIYRAVGYFGSPLPGIPFDRKHGVIPNHEGQVLRKGDNERMYGVYATGWIKRGPVGLIGHTKSDAMETIKHVINDQGNWWSPADPSEESVENLLRDRGVEYTNLDGWHNLDAHEQSLGAEQGRARIKVVPRDEMVRVSNGVPAVD
- a CDS encoding geranylgeranyl pyrophosphate synthase — translated: MRRPSLTGQLGFTERIFVRGEDRELANAVDDGLALVEEGLHREMHFADGLADVTARYLLEAGGKRVRPMLTLLAAQLGDGTNANVIQAAEAVEITHLASLYHDDVMDDSQMRRGVPSAQFVWGNSVAVLTGDLLFARASKLVSALGERAIQLQADTFERLCLGQLHETIGPQDGEDPIEHYIQVLADKTGSLIAVAAQMGVVFSNAPSAYEQPVVVFGEKIGVAFQLIDDVIDLSGQGVAETGKTPGNDLRAGVATLPVLRLRERAASDPEAAALLERLERDVIGSAEDGEVTPAAMDAIAALREHDVTRQTLEEAHRWAREAVEALEPLPDGPVKKALVRFADTIVERSS